Proteins from a single region of Punica granatum isolate Tunisia-2019 chromosome 8, ASM765513v2, whole genome shotgun sequence:
- the LOC116189117 gene encoding calmodulin-like, with translation MEELRNAALANYQSLTEKQKGLAKEFFKSMDTDGDGSVSLVEFLEFLQEAGMYNGTDSADMFKMFDRDGNGTLDFNEVITLYYYLTLVPGVHNRSAARGIKEGKWNRAFKAMEAFAVGATVGQVIGGVAVAAACSIM, from the exons ATGGAGGAGCTTCGGAACGCTGCCTTGGCTAATTATCAGTCGCTGACGGAGAAGCAGAAGGGCTTAGCAAAGGAGTTCTTCAAATCAATGGACACGGATGGAGATGGTAGCGTGAGTCTAGTTGAGTTCCTCGAGTTCCTCCAAGAGGCGGGCATGTATAATGGAACTGATTCCGCTGATATGTTCAAAATGTTCGACCGAGATGGTAATGGGACTCTCGATTTCAATGAGGTCATCACGCTCTACTACTACCTCACTCTCGTACCTGGTGTGCATAATCGATCCGCTGCTAGAGGCATAAAAGAG GGGAAATGGAATAGGGCTTTTAAGGCAATGGAGGCCTTTGCCGTGGGTGCCACCGTCGGACAAGTCATTGGAGGCGTTGCTGTGGCAGCAGCATGTTCTATAATGTAA